A region of Streptomyces deccanensis DNA encodes the following proteins:
- a CDS encoding LacI family DNA-binding transcriptional regulator has protein sequence MPDTAAGIARRPENRYGNRPTMKDVAARAGVGLKTVSRVVNGEPGVTPDTERRVQEAIEALGFRRNDSARVLRKGRTASIGLVLEDLADPFYGPLSRAVEEVSRAHGSLLINGSSAEDPDREQELALALCARRVDGLVIIPAGDDHRYLEPEIRAGVATVFVDRPAGRIDADVVLADSFGGARDGVAHLIAHGHRRIGFIGDMPRIHTAAERLRGYRAAMEDAGIRVEDAWMSLGVTDPERVRRAAEDMLSGPDPVTAVFAGNNRVTVTVVRVLAEHPRAVALVGFDDFELADLLRPGITVVAQDPARLGRTAAERLFQQLDGSLVTPERIELPTRLIARGSGELPPAD, from the coding sequence GTGCCCGACACCGCAGCCGGCATCGCCCGCCGCCCCGAGAACCGCTACGGCAACCGTCCCACGATGAAGGACGTCGCGGCCCGGGCCGGAGTGGGTCTGAAGACGGTCTCGCGCGTGGTGAACGGCGAGCCGGGCGTCACCCCGGACACCGAGCGCCGGGTCCAGGAGGCGATCGAGGCGCTCGGCTTCCGGCGCAACGACAGCGCGCGGGTGCTGCGCAAGGGCCGTACGGCCAGCATCGGCCTCGTCCTGGAGGACCTCGCCGACCCGTTCTACGGCCCGCTCAGCCGGGCGGTGGAGGAGGTGTCCCGCGCGCACGGCTCGCTGCTGATCAACGGGTCCAGCGCGGAGGACCCGGACCGCGAACAGGAGCTGGCGCTGGCGCTGTGCGCCCGCCGTGTCGACGGGCTCGTGATCATTCCGGCCGGTGACGACCACCGGTATCTGGAGCCCGAGATCAGGGCGGGGGTGGCCACCGTGTTCGTGGACCGTCCGGCCGGGCGGATCGACGCCGACGTGGTGCTCGCGGACAGCTTCGGCGGAGCCCGGGACGGGGTCGCCCACCTCATCGCCCACGGCCACCGCAGGATCGGCTTCATCGGCGACATGCCCCGCATCCACACCGCCGCCGAGCGGCTGCGCGGCTACCGGGCGGCCATGGAGGACGCGGGCATACGGGTCGAGGACGCGTGGATGTCGCTGGGCGTCACCGATCCCGAGCGGGTCCGCAGGGCGGCCGAGGACATGCTGTCCGGCCCGGACCCCGTCACGGCGGTCTTCGCGGGCAACAACCGGGTGACGGTCACGGTCGTACGGGTCCTCGCCGAGCACCCCCGTGCGGTCGCCCTCGTCGGCTTCGACGACTTCGAGCTGGCCGATCTGCTCCGGCCGGGCATCACCGTCGTCGCCCAGGATCCCGCCCGGCTCGGCCGCACCGCCGCCGAACGCCTCTTCCAGCAGTTGGACGGCTCCCTCGTCACCCCCGAGCGCATCGAGCTGCCGACCCGGCTGATCGCCCGCGGCTCGGGCGAACTCCCGCCCGCGGACTGA
- a CDS encoding NUDIX hydrolase → MIVWINGAFGAGKTTTARELIELIPNSTLFDPEVIGGALTHMLPAKRLAEVGDFQDLPSWRRLVVDTAAALLAELGGTLVVPMTLLRQEYRDEIFGGLASRRIPVRHLLLAPAETILRERIAGREIPPDLPDGEMRLRQWAYDHIAPYRAALGGWLTADAHLVDTGALTPYETARLIADAVATDGVPVCDIVQTPEPTAETVAAGVLLFDEEDRVLLVDPTYKPGWEFPGGVVEAGEAPARAGVREVLEEIGIRLGEVPRLLVVDWEAPASPRYGGLRLLFDGGRLDVTGAQRPVLPGPELRAWRFVTEEEAADLLPPVRYERLRWALRARERGAALYLEAGVPV, encoded by the coding sequence GTGATCGTCTGGATCAACGGTGCGTTCGGTGCGGGGAAGACCACCACCGCACGGGAACTGATCGAACTGATCCCGAACAGCACGCTCTTCGACCCCGAGGTCATCGGCGGCGCACTGACACACATGCTGCCGGCCAAACGCCTCGCCGAGGTCGGCGACTTCCAGGACCTGCCGAGCTGGCGACGGCTGGTGGTCGACACCGCCGCCGCGCTGCTCGCCGAGCTGGGCGGCACCCTCGTGGTCCCCATGACCCTGCTCCGCCAGGAGTACCGGGACGAGATCTTCGGCGGGCTCGCCTCCCGCCGCATCCCCGTGCGGCATCTGCTCCTGGCCCCGGCCGAAACGATACTGCGGGAGCGAATAGCCGGGCGGGAGATTCCGCCCGACCTCCCCGACGGCGAGATGCGGCTGCGTCAATGGGCGTACGACCACATCGCGCCGTACCGCGCCGCGCTGGGCGGCTGGCTCACCGCGGATGCCCATCTCGTCGACACCGGCGCCCTCACCCCGTACGAGACCGCACGGCTCATCGCCGACGCCGTGGCCACCGACGGCGTACCCGTGTGCGACATCGTGCAGACCCCCGAGCCGACCGCCGAGACGGTCGCCGCGGGGGTTCTGTTGTTCGACGAGGAGGACCGGGTCCTGCTCGTCGATCCGACCTACAAGCCCGGGTGGGAGTTCCCCGGCGGGGTCGTCGAGGCCGGGGAGGCGCCTGCGCGGGCGGGTGTGCGGGAGGTGCTGGAGGAGATCGGGATACGGCTCGGCGAGGTGCCGCGGCTGCTGGTCGTCGACTGGGAGGCGCCGGCGTCGCCGAGGTACGGAGGGTTGCGGCTGCTGTTCGACGGGGGCCGACTGGATGTCACCGGCGCGCAGCGGCCCGTGCTGCCCGGGCCCGAGCTGCGTGCCTGGAGGTTCGTCACGGAGGAGGAGGCGGCGGATCTGTTGCCGCCGGTGCGGTACGAGCGGCTGCGGTGGGCGTTGCGGGCCCGGGAGCGGGGCGCCGCGCTGTACTTGGAGGCCGGGGTTCCTGTGTAG
- a CDS encoding TetR/AcrR family transcriptional regulator encodes MSTARGARARARIEVTAAIKDEARRQLAAEGAAKLSLRAVARELGMVSSALYRYFPSRDELLTALIIDAFDSLGEAAEAAHAKAAGESPAGQWVAVCEGVREWALARPHEYALIYGSPVPGYTAPDTTVPAASRAGQVLIRIARDAHQADGVARRQLPAELRPEALRMAEDFAPDLPPEVVAVLVAAWAQLFGLVNFEVFGQFNRVVENREAFFRDAAHGLARHVGLTDVRRAE; translated from the coding sequence ATGAGCACCGCACGAGGGGCCCGTGCCCGCGCCAGGATCGAGGTCACCGCCGCCATCAAGGACGAGGCGCGCAGACAGCTGGCCGCCGAGGGCGCCGCCAAGCTGTCGCTGCGGGCCGTCGCGCGCGAGCTCGGCATGGTCTCCTCCGCGCTGTACCGCTACTTCCCGAGCCGGGACGAACTGCTCACCGCACTGATCATCGACGCGTTCGACTCGCTGGGCGAGGCGGCCGAGGCCGCGCACGCGAAGGCCGCCGGGGAGAGTCCGGCCGGGCAGTGGGTCGCTGTGTGCGAGGGGGTACGGGAGTGGGCGCTGGCGCGGCCGCACGAGTACGCGTTGATCTACGGTTCGCCCGTGCCGGGATACACCGCGCCCGACACGACGGTGCCGGCCGCCTCCCGGGCGGGGCAGGTGCTCATCCGTATCGCACGGGATGCCCATCAGGCCGACGGGGTGGCGAGGAGGCAGCTGCCGGCCGAGCTGCGGCCCGAGGCGCTGCGCATGGCCGAGGACTTCGCGCCCGACCTGCCGCCGGAGGTGGTCGCGGTCCTGGTCGCGGCGTGGGCCCAGTTGTTCGGGCTGGTCAACTTCGAGGTGTTCGGGCAGTTCAACAGGGTGGTCGAGAACCGCGAGGCGTTCTTCCGCGACGCGGCGCACGGGCTCGCCCGTCACGTGGGACTGACGGACGTACGTCGCGCGGAGTAG
- a CDS encoding nitroreductase family deazaflavin-dependent oxidoreductase, which translates to MSSSPHYIKANPFDRALNGFIGWLARHGVSLVGTAELSVRGRKSGEWRRLPVNPLPYEGGPYLVSARGHSEWVRNMRAAGGGRLQVGRRVQEFTAVELPDEEKPAVLRTYLKKWGWEVGRFFGDVTADSTDAELLAAAPKHPVFRITVQR; encoded by the coding sequence ATGTCGTCGTCGCCCCACTACATCAAGGCCAACCCCTTCGACCGCGCGCTCAACGGCTTCATCGGCTGGCTCGCCCGCCACGGCGTCAGCCTCGTCGGCACCGCCGAACTCTCCGTGCGCGGCCGAAAGAGCGGCGAGTGGCGTCGGCTGCCGGTCAACCCGTTGCCGTACGAGGGCGGCCCCTACCTCGTCTCGGCGCGCGGCCACTCCGAGTGGGTGCGCAACATGCGGGCGGCCGGCGGTGGACGGCTCCAGGTGGGCCGCCGGGTGCAGGAGTTCACGGCGGTCGAGCTGCCCGACGAGGAGAAGCCCGCCGTGCTGCGCACCTATCTGAAGAAGTGGGGCTGGGAGGTGGGCCGGTTCTTCGGTGACGTCACCGCCGACTCCACCGACGCGGAACTGCTCGCCGCCGCACCGAAGCACCCCGTCTTCCGGATCACCGTCCAGCGGTGA
- a CDS encoding geranylgeranyl reductase family protein: MSSENSSADDVQRVWDVVVVGAGPAGASAAYAAAVAGRSVLLLEKAELPRYKTCGGGIIGPSRDALPPGFELPLKDRVHAVTFSLDGRYARTRKSKQMLFGLINRPEFDQQLVEHAQKAGAELRTGVTVTRVEQHGSAVPDRRTVAVVLHGGETLLARAVVGADGSASRIGAHVGVKLDQVDLGLEAEIPVPETVAEDWKGRVLIDWGPMPGSYGWVFPKGDTLTVGVISARGEGAATKRYLEDFIGRLGLAGFEPSVSSGHLTRCRADDSPLSRGRVLVCGDAAGLLEPWTREGISFALRSGRLAGEWAVRIAEAHDAVDTRRQALNYAFAVKAGLGVEMSVGKRLLIAFERRPGLFHAALTGFRPAWRAFVDITRGSTSLGEIVRNHPIAQRALTAFDK, translated from the coding sequence GTGAGCAGCGAGAACTCTTCGGCGGACGACGTGCAGCGGGTGTGGGACGTCGTCGTGGTGGGCGCGGGCCCCGCAGGGGCATCGGCCGCCTACGCGGCGGCGGTCGCGGGACGCAGCGTCCTGTTGCTGGAGAAGGCGGAGCTGCCGCGCTACAAGACGTGCGGCGGCGGCATCATCGGCCCCTCGCGCGACGCGCTGCCGCCCGGCTTCGAACTGCCTCTCAAGGACCGGGTGCACGCGGTCACCTTCTCGCTCGACGGCCGCTACGCCCGGACACGCAAATCGAAACAGATGCTGTTCGGGCTGATCAACCGGCCCGAGTTCGACCAGCAACTCGTCGAGCACGCCCAGAAGGCGGGCGCCGAACTGCGGACGGGGGTCACGGTCACCCGTGTCGAACAGCACGGCTCGGCGGTGCCGGACCGGCGTACGGTCGCCGTCGTCCTGCACGGCGGTGAGACGCTCCTCGCGCGGGCCGTCGTCGGCGCGGACGGAAGCGCCAGCCGCATAGGGGCACACGTCGGGGTGAAGCTCGACCAGGTCGACCTGGGCCTGGAGGCGGAGATCCCCGTCCCGGAGACGGTCGCCGAGGACTGGAAGGGACGCGTCCTCATCGACTGGGGCCCCATGCCCGGCAGTTACGGGTGGGTGTTCCCCAAGGGTGACACCCTGACCGTCGGTGTGATCTCAGCGCGCGGTGAAGGCGCCGCCACCAAGCGGTACCTGGAGGACTTCATCGGGCGGCTCGGCCTCGCCGGCTTCGAACCGAGCGTCTCCTCGGGCCACTTGACGCGCTGCCGTGCCGACGACTCGCCGCTCTCGCGGGGCCGGGTGCTGGTCTGCGGGGACGCGGCGGGGCTGTTGGAGCCGTGGACCCGGGAGGGCATCTCCTTCGCGCTGCGCTCGGGGCGGCTCGCGGGGGAGTGGGCGGTGCGGATCGCCGAGGCGCACGACGCGGTGGACACCCGCCGCCAGGCGCTGAACTACGCGTTCGCCGTGAAGGCGGGGCTCGGTGTCGAGATGAGCGTCGGCAAGCGGCTGCTGATCGCCTTCGAGCGGCGGCCGGGGCTCTTCCACGCGGCGCTCACCGGATTCCGGCCCGCCTGGCGGGCCTTCGTGGACATCACGCGCGGTTCGACCTCCCTGGGGGAGATCGTCCGCAACCATCCGATCGCCCAGCGCGCGCTGACCGCGTTCGACAAGTAG
- a CDS encoding serine/threonine-protein kinase, which translates to MSSGANGQTDGTGRILAGRYRIVEQLGRGGMGVVWRAVDEVLHREVALKELRTYTDAGAPELADLGLRMQREARAAARVRHPGVVAVHDVAEVDGRPLIVMELVDGPSLDDVLSDRGLLDPREAAAIGAKVMDALAAAHRVGVLHRDVKPGNILLDRSGRVVLTDFGIATMENPGDGSATHLTRSGELVGSLDYLAPERAQGNDPGPASDVWALGATLYAAVEGSSPFRRTSTWSTLTAIVSDELPEPRRAGPLGPVLRQLMDKRPESRPDADRARELLEAVASGDPLGSPTAGGPAPQPRAETERSLPSVPPGFGPATAGGGFDGTGAGAAFGGTGATPGFGPPQPLPGPGTGASAAVGGLGAAALQPPVPASGAATTVSSTGGGRPRKGRALLAAVAVTVVLAATGVTVALLNGDDGKETGARSSVDDGSSGGTPSPGRSRGTVDLTDDSAAKEKDDKKSASPSESTEKDRKDDEKEPEASASPSKNASGGTTGGGTGGSDTSGGTTTGGGTTGGGTTEEPVCHPIGGGKYNCTVWTTAKSYDAAGTEVGILKQGTNYFYCQANLGRRETSGQWTNVWWARTDDDSGNTDVYVSDVYIQGGDNDAPVPGLPVC; encoded by the coding sequence GTGTCTTCGGGGGCGAACGGACAGACGGACGGCACCGGGCGGATCCTCGCCGGTCGGTACCGGATCGTGGAGCAGCTCGGACGCGGCGGCATGGGCGTCGTCTGGCGGGCCGTCGACGAGGTGCTCCACCGCGAGGTCGCCCTCAAGGAACTGCGCACCTACACGGACGCGGGCGCGCCCGAACTGGCCGACCTGGGACTGCGGATGCAGCGCGAGGCACGGGCCGCCGCCCGCGTCCGGCACCCCGGGGTCGTCGCCGTGCACGACGTGGCCGAGGTCGACGGGCGCCCGCTGATCGTCATGGAGCTGGTCGACGGGCCGTCCCTGGACGACGTCCTGAGCGACCGGGGTCTGCTCGACCCGCGCGAGGCCGCCGCGATCGGTGCCAAGGTGATGGACGCCCTCGCCGCCGCCCACCGCGTCGGCGTGCTGCACCGGGACGTCAAGCCCGGCAACATCCTCCTGGACCGCTCGGGCCGCGTCGTCCTCACCGACTTCGGCATCGCCACCATGGAGAACCCGGGCGACGGCTCCGCCACCCACCTCACCCGCAGCGGCGAACTCGTCGGCTCCCTCGACTACCTGGCCCCCGAACGCGCCCAGGGCAACGACCCCGGCCCCGCCTCCGACGTGTGGGCCCTCGGCGCCACCCTGTACGCGGCCGTGGAGGGCTCGTCCCCGTTCCGGCGTACGTCCACCTGGTCGACGCTCACCGCGATCGTGAGCGACGAGCTGCCCGAACCCCGGCGGGCGGGGCCCCTCGGACCGGTCCTGCGGCAACTGATGGACAAGCGCCCGGAATCGCGTCCGGACGCGGACCGGGCCCGCGAACTGCTGGAGGCGGTGGCCTCCGGTGACCCGCTCGGCTCCCCGACGGCGGGCGGCCCGGCGCCGCAGCCGAGGGCGGAGACCGAGCGCAGTCTTCCCTCGGTGCCGCCCGGCTTCGGACCGGCGACGGCGGGCGGAGGCTTCGACGGCACGGGCGCGGGTGCCGCGTTCGGCGGGACGGGCGCGACCCCCGGTTTCGGGCCGCCGCAGCCGCTCCCGGGGCCGGGTACGGGGGCCTCCGCGGCGGTCGGCGGGCTCGGTGCGGCCGCACTGCAGCCGCCGGTACCCGCCTCCGGCGCCGCCACCACCGTGTCCTCGACCGGCGGCGGCCGTCCGCGCAAGGGCCGCGCCCTGCTCGCCGCCGTGGCCGTCACCGTCGTGCTCGCCGCCACGGGCGTCACGGTCGCCCTGCTGAACGGGGACGACGGCAAGGAGACGGGAGCCCGGTCCTCCGTCGACGACGGGTCGAGCGGTGGCACGCCCTCTCCGGGCCGCAGCCGGGGCACGGTCGACCTCACCGACGACTCGGCGGCGAAGGAGAAGGACGACAAGAAGTCCGCGAGCCCCAGCGAGTCGACCGAGAAGGACCGGAAGGACGACGAGAAGGAGCCCGAGGCGTCCGCGTCGCCGTCGAAGAACGCGAGCGGCGGCACCACCGGCGGCGGCACGGGAGGCTCCGACACCTCGGGCGGCACCACCACCGGCGGGGGCACGACCGGGGGCGGGACCACCGAGGAACCGGTCTGCCACCCCATCGGCGGCGGCAAGTACAACTGCACCGTCTGGACCACCGCCAAGTCCTACGACGCCGCCGGAACCGAGGTCGGCATCCTCAAGCAGGGCACCAACTACTTCTACTGCCAGGCGAACCTGGGCCGCCGCGAGACCTCCGGCCAGTGGACCAACGTCTGGTGGGCCAGGACCGACGACGACAGCGGCAACACCGACGTCTACGTCAGCGACGTCTACATCCAGGGCGGCGACAACGACGCCCCGGTGCCCGGGCTGCCCGTCTGCTGA
- a CDS encoding dipeptidase, translating to MPSNPVAETVASLLPRAKEELTELVAFKSVADFDQFPRSESEGAARWIADALRAEGFQDVALLDTPDGTQSVYGCLPGPEGAKTVLLYAHYDVQPPLDEAAWVSPPFELTERDGRWYGRGAADCKGGVIMHLLALRALKANGGVPVTVKVIVEGSEEMGTGGLQQYAEAHPELLAADTVVIGDAGNFRVGLPTVTSSLRGMILMRVRVDALEGNLHSGQFGGAAPDALAALIRVLDSLRAEDGTTTVDGLASDGTWDGLQYADAQFREDAKVLDGVELVGADTVADRIWARPAATVLGIDAPPVIGATPSIQASARALIGLRVPPGVDVQQAIKLLEAHVVAHTPWGARVNCELIGHGQAFRADTSSPAYEAMAAAMAVAYPGQEMQYAGHGGSIPLCNALAALYPDAEILLIGLSEPEARIHAVNESVSPEELERMSVTEALFLGNYANS from the coding sequence ATGCCGTCGAACCCGGTCGCCGAGACCGTCGCCTCGCTGCTTCCCCGGGCGAAGGAGGAGCTCACCGAACTGGTGGCCTTCAAGTCGGTGGCGGACTTCGACCAGTTCCCGAGGAGCGAGAGCGAGGGCGCCGCGCGCTGGATCGCCGACGCGCTGCGCGCCGAGGGCTTCCAGGACGTGGCGCTGCTGGACACCCCCGACGGCACCCAGTCCGTGTACGGCTGCCTGCCGGGTCCGGAGGGCGCGAAGACGGTCCTCCTCTACGCCCACTACGACGTGCAGCCGCCGCTCGACGAGGCCGCGTGGGTGTCACCGCCGTTCGAGCTGACCGAGCGCGACGGCCGTTGGTACGGGCGGGGCGCCGCCGACTGCAAGGGCGGTGTGATCATGCACCTGTTGGCGCTGCGGGCCCTCAAGGCGAACGGCGGGGTGCCGGTCACCGTCAAGGTGATCGTCGAGGGCTCCGAGGAGATGGGCACCGGGGGCCTCCAGCAGTACGCCGAGGCGCACCCCGAGCTGCTCGCCGCCGACACCGTCGTGATCGGCGACGCGGGCAACTTCCGCGTGGGCCTGCCGACGGTCACCTCCTCCCTGCGCGGCATGATCCTCATGCGGGTGCGCGTCGACGCCCTCGAAGGCAACCTGCACTCGGGGCAGTTCGGCGGCGCGGCCCCCGACGCGCTGGCCGCGCTGATCCGCGTCCTGGACTCCCTGCGCGCCGAGGACGGCACGACGACCGTCGACGGACTCGCGAGCGACGGGACGTGGGACGGCCTGCAGTACGCCGACGCGCAGTTCCGCGAGGACGCCAAGGTGCTCGACGGGGTGGAACTGGTCGGCGCCGACACGGTCGCCGACCGGATCTGGGCCCGGCCCGCCGCCACCGTGCTGGGCATCGACGCCCCGCCCGTGATCGGCGCGACCCCGTCGATCCAGGCGAGCGCCCGCGCCCTGATCGGTCTGCGCGTCCCGCCGGGCGTGGACGTCCAGCAGGCGATCAAGCTGCTCGAAGCCCACGTCGTGGCGCACACCCCGTGGGGCGCGCGGGTGAACTGCGAACTCATCGGCCACGGCCAGGCGTTCCGCGCCGACACCTCCAGCCCGGCGTACGAGGCGATGGCGGCGGCGATGGCCGTCGCCTACCCGGGCCAGGAGATGCAGTACGCGGGCCACGGCGGCTCCATCCCCCTCTGCAACGCCCTCGCGGCCCTCTACCCCGACGCCGAGATCCTCCTCATCGGCCTCAGCGAACCCGAGGCCCGGATCCACGCGGTCAACGAGAGCGTGTCCCCGGAGGAGTTGGAGCGCATGTCGGTGACGGAGGCGTTGTTCCTGGGGAACTACGCAAACAGCTGA
- a CDS encoding ROK family protein: MQTDLVAALDIGGTKIAGALVDGHGRILVRAQRPTPAREDGDTVMRAVEEVLGELGADPLWSGATAVGIGSAGPVDASAGTVSPVNIHGWRGFPLVERVRAVTGGLPVELIGDGAAITAAEHWQGAARGHDNALCMVVSTGVGGGLVLGGKLYTGPTGNAGHIGHISVDLDGDACPCGARGCVERIASGPNIARRALENGWRPGPDGDTSAAAVAAAARSGDPIAVTSFERAAQALAAGIAATATLVEIDLAVIGGGVANAGDVLFAPLRTALKDYATLSFVQDLAIAPATMGTDAGLVGAAAAALTGRR, from the coding sequence ATGCAGACCGACCTCGTGGCCGCGCTCGACATAGGCGGCACCAAGATCGCCGGGGCGCTGGTGGACGGCCACGGCCGGATCCTGGTGCGCGCGCAGCGCCCGACGCCGGCACGGGAGGACGGCGACACCGTCATGCGGGCCGTCGAGGAGGTGCTCGGCGAACTGGGCGCGGACCCGCTGTGGAGCGGGGCCACGGCCGTCGGGATCGGCAGCGCGGGGCCGGTGGACGCCTCCGCCGGCACGGTCAGCCCCGTGAACATCCACGGCTGGCGCGGCTTCCCCCTCGTCGAGCGGGTCCGGGCCGTGACCGGCGGGCTGCCCGTCGAACTGATCGGGGACGGCGCGGCCATCACGGCGGCCGAGCACTGGCAGGGCGCCGCGCGCGGCCATGACAACGCGCTGTGCATGGTCGTGTCGACGGGCGTCGGCGGTGGGCTCGTCCTCGGCGGGAAGCTCTACACGGGCCCCACCGGCAACGCCGGGCACATCGGCCACATCAGCGTCGACCTCGACGGCGACGCGTGCCCGTGCGGTGCCCGCGGCTGTGTCGAGCGCATCGCCAGCGGGCCCAATATCGCCCGCCGCGCCCTGGAGAACGGGTGGCGGCCCGGGCCCGACGGCGACACCTCCGCTGCCGCGGTCGCCGCCGCCGCGCGGTCCGGCGACCCGATCGCCGTGACCTCCTTCGAGCGCGCCGCGCAGGCCCTCGCGGCCGGGATCGCGGCGACCGCCACGCTCGTCGAGATCGACCTCGCGGTCATCGGCGGGGGTGTCGCGAACGCCGGTGACGTCCTCTTCGCGCCCCTGCGCACCGCCCTCAAGGACTACGCCACCCTCTCCTTCGTCCAGGACCTGGCCATCGCCCCCGCCACGATGGGCACCGACGCGGGCCTGGTGGGCGCGGCCGCGGCGGCGCTGACGGGGCGGCGCTGA
- a CDS encoding DUF6986 family protein — protein sequence MGQGRQENVAMSLAGAVSEEISDSLAPVDAELERRYPGDPGTRQPVHTVYVPGDVFAADTPRAWGDRALAALDEHAPDAASFAAVLGLGDDLAEAVYDRVRAKLEREPIEDLRVDFEDGYGARADAEEDEAAARAARLIAAAYADGTAAPYMGIRMKCMEAPVRDRGIRTLDIFLTGLLEAGGLPDGLVLTLPKVTYAEQVTAMVRLLEAFEKARGLEPGRIGFEIQIETSQSILAADGTATVARMIQAAEGRATGLHYGTFDYSACLGVSAAHQASDHPAADHAKAIMQVAAAGTGVRLSDGSTNVLPVGPTAQVHDAWRLHYGLTRRALARAYYQGWDMHPGHIPTRYAAVFAFYREGYAQAAARLSRYANRAGGDVMDEPATAKALAGYLLRGLDCGALDIDEVSRATGLTRADLEGYAAPRRADLTVSGQ from the coding sequence ATGGGGCAGGGTCGACAGGAGAACGTGGCCATGAGTCTCGCGGGCGCCGTCAGCGAGGAGATCAGCGACTCCCTCGCCCCCGTCGACGCGGAGCTGGAGCGCCGCTACCCGGGCGACCCCGGCACCCGCCAGCCCGTGCACACCGTCTACGTCCCCGGTGACGTCTTCGCCGCCGACACCCCACGCGCCTGGGGCGACCGGGCCCTCGCCGCCCTCGACGAGCACGCCCCCGACGCGGCCTCCTTCGCCGCCGTGCTCGGGCTCGGCGACGACCTCGCCGAGGCCGTGTACGACCGCGTCCGCGCCAAACTGGAGCGCGAGCCGATCGAGGACCTCCGTGTCGACTTCGAGGACGGCTACGGGGCCCGCGCCGACGCCGAGGAGGACGAGGCCGCCGCCCGGGCCGCCCGCCTGATCGCCGCGGCGTACGCCGACGGCACGGCCGCCCCGTACATGGGCATCCGGATGAAGTGCATGGAGGCGCCGGTGCGCGACCGGGGCATCCGCACCCTCGACATCTTCCTCACGGGTCTGCTGGAGGCCGGAGGCCTGCCCGACGGGCTGGTCCTGACCCTGCCCAAGGTGACCTACGCCGAGCAGGTCACCGCCATGGTCCGGCTCCTGGAGGCCTTCGAGAAGGCGCGCGGCCTGGAGCCCGGCCGGATCGGCTTCGAGATCCAGATCGAGACCAGCCAGTCCATCCTCGCCGCCGACGGCACCGCCACCGTCGCCCGGATGATCCAGGCCGCCGAGGGCCGCGCCACCGGACTGCACTACGGCACCTTCGACTACAGCGCCTGCCTGGGCGTCTCCGCCGCCCACCAGGCCAGCGACCACCCGGCCGCCGACCACGCCAAGGCGATCATGCAGGTCGCCGCGGCCGGCACCGGCGTACGCCTCTCGGACGGCTCGACCAACGTCCTGCCCGTCGGCCCGACCGCCCAGGTCCACGACGCCTGGCGCCTGCACTACGGCCTCACCCGGCGCGCCCTCGCCCGCGCCTACTACCAGGGCTGGGACATGCACCCCGGCCACATCCCGACCCGCTACGCGGCCGTCTTCGCGTTCTACCGCGAGGGGTACGCACAGGCCGCCGCCCGCCTCTCCAGGTACGCCAACCGCGCCGGCGGCGACGTGATGGACGAGCCCGCGACCGCCAAGGCCCTCGCCGGCTATCTGCTGCGCGGCCTGGACTGCGGCGCGCTCGACATCGACGAGGTGTCCCGGGCGACCGGCCTGACCCGCGCCGACCTGGAGGGCTACGCGGCGCCGAGGCGGGCGGACCTGACGGTCTCCGGCCAGTAG